In bacterium YEK0313, one genomic interval encodes:
- a CDS encoding Extracellular serine protease precursor, whose protein sequence is MLVLGKPREARRQGRRIPRSMVLAAAHAALAIGLASAAHAQSTTYTDGQVNAGGLTVGPGATMLDVPVGSAEQAGVISGGDPLADVLVKWGPGSLLLSGNNTYTANTIITAGTLIAGSDTAFGTGIVQIFAPGATVGYRDGLTVSNIISLVAPGGSITLDVASGRATQAGEVNALALFGGVTKTGDGTLALTAVNPFLGLSLTVNAGTIEIGHADAIGGTSVVLNGGGLRAAVDATLTGFFTVNANMDTTVSAATGTTLTLAGPNIDLGTNGTVTFGSTGDTGTVVLASIGMSPPANVNLYIAGGTLRTDTAAFGTNSPTLASTRIDAAATLDLNGFDAALKNLSGAGTLNTSSGPAMLLQLVNADFAGAITGVGAVQILNGPMTGLSILSGANTYTGGTTIDAGATLQLGTAARAGTLVGNLVNDGTFNIVNGTTAGLTITTNGDVNYYGTSSAGNATIAIAPSFASGVTFRDSSSAGTATITNNSALAFADTSTAGAAIISNFGDILFSGQARAGTASITNEAAGILAFGLPMGGAGETASADGATIVNKTGSATFFYASATAGRASIINEVGTGLLFAENSTAGQASITNSGFVGFAQSSRAGSATIINEPGGVVAFGQFPDPTEASSADHATIVNKDGAVTAFQGFATAGNATITAESGALVVFLDNATGGNAQITAKAGGIVDFSGSYGPNNDDRLSVGSIAGAGEFILGPVQLTVGGNNLSTEVSGTITDGCGCAGSGGSLVKVGTGTLTLSGTNTYTGPTIVEGGKLVVNGSLVSVVTVDTAGTLGGTGTIGGLVLNGTLAPGNSIGTMTVAGNAVLNAGSTTVIEVSGTSADRLNVTGAASLAGTLSLVGIDRSFRFGTTYTLLSAAGGRSGTFDAVSAGGTFTPAITTTVSYTATDVELSLSANRLVPLLPLGTPINPTNVAAAIDRALVGGADVSAFIPLYLLSQSALPQALSRLSGEAATGTEETALRAASLFLNLMLDPMAGARGAFASGASPSLIQMADPPAGRPGLAIGTGHGWSLWTKAFGQASRLNADPTTGANAHSSGIYGVAAGADRRLTPDILVGFALAGGGTSYGLGGRGGGTGDLFQIGLYGSTRLGAAYVSAAVAYGWNSFDINRNVDLAGPEVYRARLTAHTFGGRLETGWRFGWPAFGLTPYGAVEVIGYSAPRYSEATRPAGGVFGLDFATRSHTTVRTELGVRLDGKTQLAEGTDLIAYGRLAWAYQPTTQRSVEASFQTLANSAFTVFGARPSMHTALAAAGAELRFSSGLSLTSSVEAELGERHQAIRGTLGLRKVW, encoded by the coding sequence CATGGTGCTGGCGGCGGCGCATGCGGCCTTGGCGATTGGACTGGCGAGTGCCGCGCACGCGCAGTCGACCACCTATACGGATGGCCAGGTCAATGCGGGCGGGCTCACGGTCGGGCCGGGTGCGACTATGCTCGATGTTCCGGTCGGCTCTGCCGAGCAGGCGGGTGTGATTTCTGGAGGAGACCCCCTTGCCGATGTTCTGGTCAAATGGGGGCCAGGTTCGTTGCTCCTGTCGGGCAACAATACCTATACCGCCAATACCATCATCACTGCCGGTACTTTGATCGCCGGCAGCGACACCGCCTTCGGAACTGGCATTGTGCAGATCTTCGCCCCCGGCGCCACTGTCGGCTACCGGGACGGCTTGACGGTCAGCAATATCATTAGCCTCGTCGCTCCGGGAGGCTCCATCACGCTCGACGTCGCCTCCGGACGGGCGACACAGGCCGGCGAAGTCAATGCCTTGGCGCTGTTTGGCGGCGTGACGAAGACCGGTGACGGTACGCTTGCCCTGACGGCCGTCAATCCGTTTCTGGGTCTCTCGCTCACCGTCAATGCCGGCACGATCGAAATCGGCCATGCCGATGCGATCGGTGGGACGTCGGTGGTCCTGAATGGCGGCGGGCTGCGCGCGGCGGTCGATGCCACACTGACCGGTTTTTTCACCGTCAACGCCAATATGGACACGACCGTATCGGCCGCGACGGGGACCACGCTCACCCTGGCTGGCCCCAATATCGATCTCGGCACCAACGGCACCGTCACCTTCGGCTCGACCGGCGATACCGGCACGGTTGTCCTCGCGTCGATCGGCATGTCGCCGCCCGCCAACGTCAATCTGTACATTGCCGGCGGCACGCTCAGAACCGACACGGCCGCATTCGGAACGAACAGCCCGACCCTTGCTTCCACCCGGATCGATGCGGCGGCGACACTCGACCTCAACGGCTTCGATGCGGCCCTCAAGAACCTGTCCGGCGCCGGCACGCTCAATACGAGCTCCGGTCCCGCCATGCTGCTGCAGTTGGTCAATGCCGATTTTGCCGGCGCGATCACCGGCGTGGGCGCGGTGCAGATCCTGAACGGACCGATGACCGGCCTGTCGATCCTGTCGGGCGCCAACACCTATACCGGCGGCACGACCATCGATGCCGGGGCGACGCTCCAGCTCGGCACTGCGGCGCGCGCCGGCACGCTGGTCGGCAATCTCGTCAATGACGGCACGTTCAACATCGTCAACGGCACCACGGCCGGCTTGACGATCACCACCAATGGCGACGTCAATTATTACGGCACGAGTTCGGCCGGGAATGCCACCATCGCCATCGCTCCGTCCTTCGCGAGCGGCGTGACCTTCCGCGATTCCAGCAGCGCGGGCACGGCGACGATCACCAACAACAGCGCGCTCGCCTTCGCCGACACGAGCACCGCCGGCGCCGCCATCATCAGCAATTTCGGCGACATCCTGTTCAGCGGCCAGGCGCGCGCGGGCACAGCCAGCATCACCAACGAGGCGGCCGGCATTCTCGCCTTCGGCCTGCCGATGGGCGGCGCCGGCGAGACCGCCTCCGCCGATGGCGCCACCATCGTCAACAAGACCGGTTCGGCGACCTTCTTCTATGCCTCGGCCACCGCCGGCCGGGCCTCGATCATCAACGAAGTCGGCACGGGGCTGCTCTTTGCCGAGAACAGCACGGCGGGGCAGGCGTCCATCACCAACAGCGGCTTCGTCGGTTTCGCGCAATCTTCGCGTGCCGGTTCCGCGACGATCATCAACGAACCGGGCGGAGTCGTCGCCTTCGGTCAATTCCCCGATCCGACCGAAGCCTCCAGTGCGGATCATGCCACCATCGTCAACAAGGACGGCGCTGTCACCGCCTTCCAGGGTTTTGCGACTGCGGGCAACGCCACCATCACGGCGGAGAGCGGCGCGCTGGTGGTGTTCCTCGACAATGCGACCGGCGGCAATGCCCAGATCACCGCCAAGGCCGGCGGTATCGTCGATTTCAGCGGCAGCTATGGCCCGAACAACGACGACAGGCTGTCGGTCGGTTCGATCGCCGGCGCCGGCGAATTCATTCTCGGACCAGTCCAGCTTACCGTTGGCGGCAACAATCTCTCGACCGAAGTCAGCGGCACCATCACCGACGGCTGCGGCTGCGCGGGCAGCGGCGGTTCGCTCGTCAAGGTCGGCACGGGCACGCTCACCCTGTCGGGCACCAATACCTATACCGGCCCGACCATCGTCGAGGGGGGCAAGCTGGTCGTCAACGGATCGCTGGTCTCGGTCGTCACCGTGGACACCGCCGGCACGCTCGGCGGCACCGGCACGATCGGCGGGCTCGTCCTCAACGGCACGCTCGCACCGGGCAATTCCATCGGCACGATGACGGTTGCCGGCAATGCCGTCCTGAATGCCGGCAGCACCACGGTCATCGAAGTCTCCGGCACATCAGCCGACCGGCTGAACGTGACGGGCGCGGCGAGCCTTGCCGGCACGCTCTCGCTGGTCGGCATCGACCGGAGCTTCCGTTTCGGCACGACCTATACGCTGCTGTCGGCGGCGGGTGGGCGCAGCGGCACGTTCGACGCGGTTTCGGCCGGCGGCACCTTCACGCCGGCGATCACGACGACGGTCAGCTATACGGCCACCGATGTCGAACTGTCCCTGAGCGCCAACCGGCTGGTGCCGCTGCTGCCGCTGGGCACGCCGATCAATCCCACCAATGTCGCCGCGGCGATCGACCGTGCCCTGGTCGGCGGCGCCGACGTCTCGGCCTTCATCCCGCTCTATCTGCTGTCGCAATCGGCGCTGCCGCAGGCTCTGAGCCGGCTGAGCGGCGAGGCCGCGACCGGCACGGAAGAGACGGCGCTCAGGGCGGCGAGCCTTTTCCTCAATCTGATGCTCGATCCGATGGCGGGCGCGCGCGGCGCTTTCGCGAGCGGGGCGAGCCCCTCGCTGATCCAGATGGCCGATCCGCCGGCGGGCCGGCCCGGCCTTGCGATCGGCACCGGCCACGGCTGGAGCCTCTGGACGAAAGCCTTCGGCCAGGCGAGCCGGCTCAATGCCGATCCGACGACCGGCGCCAATGCCCATAGCAGCGGCATCTATGGCGTGGCGGCCGGCGCGGATCGCCGCCTGACCCCCGACATCCTCGTCGGCTTCGCGCTTGCCGGCGGCGGCACCTCCTATGGCCTCGGCGGCCGGGGCGGCGGCACCGGTGACCTGTTCCAGATCGGCCTCTACGGCTCGACCCGTCTTGGTGCCGCCTATGTCTCGGCGGCCGTCGCCTATGGCTGGAACAGTTTCGATATCAACCGCAATGTCGATCTGGCCGGCCCAGAAGTCTATCGCGCGCGGCTCACCGCCCATACGTTCGGCGGCCGGCTCGAAACCGGCTGGCGTTTCGGCTGGCCCGCCTTCGGGCTGACGCCCTATGGTGCGGTCGAGGTCATCGGCTATTCGGCGCCGCGCTATAGCGAAGCGACGCGGCCGGCCGGCGGCGTATTCGGCCTCGATTTTGCCACCCGCAGCCATACGACGGTGCGCACCGAACTCGGCGTCCGTCTGGACGGCAAGACCCAGCTCGCCGAGGGAACCGATCTCATCGCCTATGGCCGTCTCGCCTGGGCCTATCAGCCGACCACCCAGCGTTCGGTCGAAGCGAGCTTCCAGACGCTTGCCAATTCCGCCTTCACGGTCTTCGGCGCGCGCCCGTCCATGCACACGGCGCTCGCCGCCGCCGGAGCCGAGCTGCGCTTTTCAAGCGGGCTGAGCCTGACCTCGTCGGTGGAAGCCGAGCTCGGCGAACGCCATCAGGCGATCCGCGGCACTCTCGGCCTGCGCAAGGTCTGGTGA